The Candidatus Cloacimonadota bacterium genome contains a region encoding:
- the selA gene encoding L-seryl-tRNA(Sec) selenium transferase, with protein MQEELKKIPGVDKLLNLSEIRKLETKYGKELITFSIRQVLKKLREQVQSGKKADKIEIILENIKIQISKIAEKSLKPMINATGIVLHTNLGRAPLGKEIMRELEPIICRYSNLEFNLKTGKRGQRNSHISNLIKFITKAEDAVVVNNNAAGVMLCLKTFAEGKEVIISRGELIEIGGSFRIPEIMAASGAKMVEVGATNRTRISDYEKAITPNTKMIFKAHKSNYFIGGFTEEVKITELSHLAKKHSLLFVYDLGSGLLRKPDGLPLEKEPDVRSSLEAGADIVTFSGDKLLGGPQSGLIVGRKKYISKIAKASMMRALRVGKMTIAALYSVISWYLKDETIKQNIPIFQMLNRDTKELERLAEKLSAEVESFNIKTKIIKSKAHCGGGTLPELIIDSFAVQIIPNKTDIKFAERVFNKLLKNEIPILGILREGNLLFDVLSIFEDDIPFIAESLNRVLP; from the coding sequence ATGCAGGAAGAACTAAAAAAAATCCCAGGAGTTGATAAACTTCTTAATTTATCTGAAATAAGAAAATTAGAAACAAAATACGGAAAAGAACTAATTACTTTTTCCATCCGACAGGTTTTAAAAAAATTAAGAGAACAAGTTCAGAGCGGCAAAAAAGCTGATAAAATAGAAATAATTCTGGAAAACATCAAAATCCAAATTTCAAAAATTGCTGAAAAGTCATTAAAACCGATGATCAATGCAACCGGAATCGTTTTGCATACAAATCTGGGAAGAGCACCTCTCGGAAAAGAAATTATGAGAGAATTAGAACCTATAATTTGCAGATATTCCAATCTTGAATTCAATCTGAAAACCGGTAAACGAGGACAACGCAATTCTCATATTTCAAATTTAATAAAATTCATCACCAAAGCGGAAGATGCAGTTGTCGTGAATAACAATGCTGCTGGAGTGATGCTCTGTTTGAAAACTTTTGCGGAAGGAAAAGAAGTAATAATTTCGAGAGGAGAATTGATCGAGATCGGAGGTTCGTTCCGCATTCCGGAAATTATGGCAGCCAGCGGAGCAAAAATGGTCGAAGTCGGAGCAACTAACCGGACTCGTATTTCCGATTATGAAAAAGCGATTACTCCAAATACAAAAATGATCTTCAAAGCTCATAAATCCAACTATTTCATCGGAGGATTTACTGAAGAAGTCAAGATCACAGAACTTTCCCATTTAGCAAAAAAACACTCCTTGCTTTTTGTTTATGATCTTGGTTCCGGACTTTTGCGAAAACCTGACGGATTGCCTTTGGAAAAAGAACCGGATGTCAGAAGCAGTTTGGAAGCAGGAGCAGATATAGTTACTTTCAGTGGAGATAAACTTCTCGGAGGACCTCAATCTGGATTAATTGTCGGCAGGAAAAAATATATTTCAAAAATTGCCAAAGCTTCCATGATGCGAGCGTTACGAGTTGGTAAGATGACAATTGCAGCTTTGTATTCCGTAATTTCCTGGTATTTGAAAGATGAAACTATAAAACAGAACATTCCAATTTTCCAGATGTTAAATCGAGATACAAAGGAATTAGAAAGACTCGCAGAAAAACTTTCAGCAGAAGTTGAAAGTTTCAATATCAAAACAAAAATCATCAAAAGTAAAGCTCATTGTGGGGGAGGAACATTACCGGAATTGATCATAGATAGTTTTGCTGTGCAGATAATCCCGAATAAAACAGATATTAAATTTGCAGAAAGAGTTTTCAATAAACTTCTCAAAAATGAAATTCCAATTCTGGGAATTTTAAGAGAAGGAAATTTGCTTTTCGATGTTTTGAGTATTTTTGAGGATGATATTCCGTTTATTGCTGAAAGTCTAAATAGAGTCCTTCCTTAA